TAAAATTTGTGAATCTGTGTATGTTTATAATCAATGCAACAAATGACTTCTCATGTTTAGCCAGTTATAGTCAATCAACTCATACAATGAAGCCATCAAACTGCCATCACATTGTCCATTATTAACCAAACTTCACACTGGTGCGCTGTAACTCTGAAAAGTAATAATATGAAAAGGATTTGAAGTGAAGTAAAGtgaaatttgttgttttagaGGCTCAAAGCTACGAGAACCTGGCTGAGGAACCCGCCTACGAGGAGGCCACACCTAACTACGAGGAGGCCACACCTGACTACGAGCAGGCCACACCTGACTACGTCCAGGCCGAACCTGACTACGAGCAGGACGTGGCCGACTACGTACAGGCCGAACCTGACTACGAGCAGGCCACACCTGACTACGTTCAGGCCGAACCTGACTACGAGCAGGACGTGGCCGACTACGTGCAGGCCGAACCTGACTACGAGCAGGACGTGGCCGACTACGTGCAGACCACACCTGACTATGTGCAGACTACACCTGACTACGAGGAGAGCATCCCTGACTATGTGAAAGTGGATGAAGAGAAGAttctccttcctccaccaccataCCAGGATCCAGACCCAGCAGACAACACCTCCATGGAGGACTACGATGACATCGGAGGTGAAGGTGAAATCGAGGACGAAGAAGACTACGATGACCTGGGATAAGACCACAAGAGAGCAAATAGGAGACTATTCTAAGAGACATTTCTTATCTGGATCCTGCTGATCAGAGAGACCAGAAAGACGTTACCttttgacatttgtgttttttgatatTAATCATAGAAAGGAAAAAAACGATGAAGttatctgtgttttatgtgcacCAGCTAGACAGGAAGGCACAAAGAAGAGCACTGAAGAGGCAGAGATCTGCTGGAAGTTAAAGTGGTGAAAGGTTTAACCTTTAGCTAATTTATTCCACCTTTAGCCAACATTGTTTACAGGCTGCAAACAGTCTCCGTATAGATACGCCACAGAAAGTCGTCCTACTGGACACTCGACTAGCAGTATTTGTCAGTTATTGACAAATGTGGCTAACTGATCAGACAGCGGTGGTCTATCAGAATAAAACTagacttttaattattttaatttaatatcggtatatttaaaaaaaatgcttcaagtttttaaaaactccatttaaaggaatagtttgatatttttaaaaatatgcctttgtttttgtgctgagcaggcggttagcttagtttagcataaagactgaaagcggGGCAGACAGCTAGCCAGGCTTTGTCCAACATGTTACGTCCgtttaatttgtgcaaaaacagaATTACTATTTTAAattttataatatatatttttattattgtcaacaaatccagaAGCAGCAATGAATTGACCCCACTAACAAGTATTGACATGTATCTACTTCCTGTGTGTCACAGAGCCACACTGTTGCGCTGGCCGACCCGTTCCTCCTTTATGATTAACACTAGCGCTGTGGATTGTTTTGAGTCACCTGCTGCCAGAAATACCAGAGCTCCAAAAtatgtattaatccacagctgaaaatagtccccaacagatGCACAATTTACTCCTCTTTGAGTGACATTTGCTAAAAACCACAGTGCCCAGCTGGTTCAGGGGATtattaagcctttttttttagccttttttgtGAT
Above is a genomic segment from Chelmon rostratus isolate fCheRos1 chromosome 14, fCheRos1.pri, whole genome shotgun sequence containing:
- the LOC121617728 gene encoding DNA-directed RNA polymerase II subunit RPB1-like encodes the protein MHMDLLRKYMWVWVIGGMLFVCLVISLIFLLINKCISRGGKHRISQLHKGSDFSIKSNKYQERSFKAGTPPLPPRTQFLTAEAQSYENLAEEPAYEEATPNYEEATPDYEQATPDYVQAEPDYEQDVADYVQAEPDYEQATPDYVQAEPDYEQDVADYVQAEPDYEQDVADYVQTTPDYVQTTPDYEESIPDYVKVDEEKILLPPPPYQDPDPADNTSMEDYDDIGGEGEIEDEEDYDDLG